In the Pogona vitticeps strain Pit_001003342236 chromosome 2, PviZW2.1, whole genome shotgun sequence genome, AGTCTCCTATTTGGCACAGGAAAACTGCCCATTAAAAACTAGAGTGCAAGAGGAAGAAACCTGGAGTTGAGGGGAGAAGGTGCTTTTCCAACAAAAGAGATTTTGACTTGTGCATATTTGGATTTGGTCATGATGATCTAGAAAAGGAAGTTCatttttacagactttttgaaaaGTGTGATCTCTTAACTCCAGTCTAAAATGAAGAGAACAAGGAATTATGTACCTCAGAAGGAAGGGAGAACATttctgggtccttttaaaggaaataggtgacaaaatattctaaataaaaataaaattaaataaatatatttgtcaaCGCATTGGACAGAGCAGTATTAATAGCATCCTGTCTAAAACATGCCAGTTGAGAAGATTGGCTGCTACCAGAATTCTTGGCTAGTCACTTTTAACAGTTGTTGGCTTCATGATATTATTCTGTTTCTGATCATGGCACATTGGATGTTCATGGTGTAAAAAGTTGGACAACATAAACAGCCTTATGAAGAAGTCTTAGGGATCGTCCCCACAATTCTTAGGGCATATCTTCACAGTGCCATATTCTTCAGCAGGTGAAATAACTTCAAGTGATTATTTAGATGAATTAAATAACCATTGGGGCACCCAACACCGAAGAATAAGCATAATACTGTATGGTTATTATAATATATGGGTAAGCATAAACAAACAGGATGTCATAGCCAAGGCAGTTTGTACACTGTGCCGAGATTTACTTGTTTAGACCTAATTGCTGGTCTCATCTAAGGAAGACTTCTTAAATCAATGGCTGAATGGTTGGTAGTTCCACACTTAggaaaatcccattgattcaatgggccaataTAGTCTGAATCAATAGCTGGATTTAGGCCACTGAGTGTTGTTATGAGTAACACACTGAGTGGCACATCTGCTGGTCTTCACTGAAGTTCTTGCATTTTTTGACCATTGAACAGGATTGGCTCTATTACTAAGCACAGAAAGAGAGGACAACCTAAGATGGCATCAGATGGCTGGTAGCAAGTGTGGCAACATGTTTGCCATTCTTGCTAAGATCTCCAAAAATTTTCTTCTGCTGAAAGACAAAGTTTTGGGTGCCTCATGGTTGGTGCTTTATCTCCTGTGctaagagtagacccactgaactcAAAGAAATATATAAGTAATTAGTTATTAATAATCATTTGAATGGGATTGGAACTAGCATACATTTAGCTCATGCTATTCAATATTGTAAAGGGATATATTTCAAAACATAGGATCTACAGCTGTTCTTGAAGACCACATGCTTATCTAGTTAGTGGTGGTGACCATGGAGATATGTTAAACTCAAATTGAGTGAAGGAAGTGCTGACTAGACTCTTCACCTTAAAAGGCCATGAGTGAATAATTTCTTTGAGGAACATATCTGTGGCTGTATATAATTTTGATGAAAAGCTGTAAAATGGCATATCAGAAGTATGTGAAAAACAATCAAGCGGGCAGTTTACCACCTAGGGTCATAATGAATGTTAAAATCTACAACCTCACAATCTCACAATTTCAACAAGAAGAATTAACAGTCAGGATAGCATTTCAGACAATTAATAAGAAAGctgtggggaaaatgtaaaagCGAAACTGTTTGATAGTTTGAAGACGAACTTGCCAAATAAGTAATCAGACCATAGTACATTCAGATAGCTCCCATAAAAACTCAGTGAAATTTCTAAATGAATGCAAGCCAGATGTGACAGTTTTGCCTCAAcacaaactttcttcttttaatttaagCCATTACTACCAAACACACTAAAAAGCATGATGTTCTCTTCATTTAGGGGATTCTTCCTTCTCATCCtgttcttggagcatttttaatcttttttccaGCCTTTCTCGCCATTCATTTCTGAGTCTAATGAGAAGAAAGATGTGTGGTCAACATATGAACTGATTAGCAAGAACAACATTGTTAAACACTAGCaatctcatttttaaagaagTCTTTGGAGGATGTTCACATGGAATATCCTCTCCACTTTGATCACCATTACATCAATTTATTATCTAAATTTTTCATTATAGGATTTATGGTATGTAAGTCCTACCAAAGTTCAGGTTGACTGGTGAACAGGGCAGAGCTTTTCTTGTAACAGCCCCCTAACTCTACTAGGAAGGTCAGGTTGGCCCATGTTAGCCTAACTCAAGGCCCACAGTCTGTTTACATGTATCTTTGAAATACAGTGTGACtctcccagagttttctaggtataaagtactcagaagtggtttaccagtcctccTGATGGCACTCTGGAgctatacagcttgcccaagcctGCATAGATGTAACTGCTTCATCCACACATGTTCCAGGTGATCTTGTCTGGCCCTAAGCACAGGAAGCAGCAGAACGAGCAAGCAACTGTTCCTATTTTTGGATCCCTGGAATCTCAGCCATATACATTCATTCCATgtgttttcatatacagtataagctTTAAAACCTTGCCAAAGGAAATACTGTGTTATAAAACAACGTACTCACTTGTCCAGTGCACTTCTTTGTTTCCGGTGTTTTTCAGCTTCCAAATGTTGAGTTTGTTTCTCAATTGTCTTTTCCCAGAAGCTCTTAAGTTCACTAGTCTCACATGCAAGTACTTCAGGGCGAAAAT is a window encoding:
- the LOC140704884 gene encoding protein FAM240B; this encodes MNSQYFRPEVLACETSELKSFWEKTIEKQTQHLEAEKHRKQRSALDKLRNEWRERLEKRLKMLQEQDEKEESPK